The Syntrophobotulus glycolicus DSM 8271 DNA window CAGTAATGGCAGCAGTCAAGAATTACATGATTCCCGTATACGCTGCACTCATTAAGAGGGAGAAAAGGGACATCGAGTCCCTCCCTGAAGAGTACATCGTCCCGGTGGCTGAGTATCTGGCGGCTGAAGTGGAAGGCGCATAGACCGCTTAAACCGGGCAAGACAAAAGGAGGGGCGGCCTCGCGGCTGCTCCCTCCCGGATGTCTTAAATGGCCTCGCTCTTTTGCATGAATCACCCCCTCCGGGGCGGTCGATGCAAGCGAACGATACCTCGGAAATACTTCTGAGAAACGGTGTAATTTTTGCCAAAAATCTTGTCCCTTTTTGCCAAAAATTTTGTCCGGCTACATAAATGCGCTTATATATTTGTTATATATAACAGCGCTCTCCCTATCTGAAAAAAATTCTTTGACCTTAGTTATTTTTTGTTGGACATTTTTATCCGAAGCCGAATAATTTTCAAAAATACGAACTGGAAAATATCTCAATATACTTTTGAATCCTGATTCAGTCAATAAATTTTCAATTTGGGCATAATCATTTTTTGTGCCGGCCAATGCAATGATTATTGTTATTTCCTCTTTTTCTGCTTTTGTAAATTTTTCTTCAAGCTGTTTTGGGGGTATTACAGGAATGTTATCGTACATTTTCCCTTCGAATGTGTTTTTATCGAAAAAGAATTTGACGTAAATGTGATTGTTTTTTAATATTTGATAAAGCTGTTTTCCCGCCCTGCCGTTGCCGTATATCACTACAGCCTTGCCAGATAGGCTTTCTATAAGATCACTACTATCCCCGTTCAATTTTCCCCATCTCCTGTTTCATTATTTTATGTCATATCAAATTTAAACCGAACAGTCTTAAAAGCTCTGCTCTATTTTATTCTATTGGTTTAATCAATTCGCCCGCAAAGTAAATATTTTGAACATTAGGATAGGTATGCTTTATAATATCGTAAATTTCACTTGCCACTGATGTAGATATGGGAATAATAACTGATTTTATATTCATTGAACGGATTACTTCGGGAGAGTAAACCTTTTTCCCAAATATCTCGTTACCTTGTTTAAACGGAGAAGAGTCTACTATGTAAGCATCAGTACTTTGCAATGAAGGAGCCTTTGCAAAAACATTTACAAGCGTGTACGTCACCGGCCAGACTGCAACCTTTCCTCTTTTCAAAAGGAGCTTTATATTATCATCAAATGTATTGTCAATATAATCTGCAACTAAAATGTTCATCACTTTTTTGCAGTCGCCGCAAACAATATTAGTCATAGGCCAGAACACGTCAAGATTAGTCCACTTGTTTTCACTTTCACAATTAGGGCATGAGCTTATGATATCCACCTTTCCATAACTTTTATAATGAATTTTGACATTGCTTTTGAAATTAATTCTGTTTGGAGAGATGGTATCAAGTTTTTGGGAAAGCTGTTTAAATTCGTCGTCAGACATTTTGGAAACATTAATATATGGGCACCCATCCTTGATATATTGAACTTTATCTTTAATTATGCCCTTTTCGCAAGCAACCTTATAAAGATATGAACCCGGATAAACCACAATCCAGTGCAGATGAATTTGATATTGTGGATGCGCCTCCCACCATCTTATGGTGTTGCTTGCCGTCTCAAGGGTTTCCTCAAGGTCACCAAAGATAAAATTACCCTGCGCGTTGAGCCCAACTTCATACAAAATAGATAATGCGTTGTCTATCTGTTCAATAGTAATATTTTTACGCATACTTTTTAATATCCGGTTATCCGCACTTTCAAGTCCGAGATTAACTGACAGGCAGCCACTATCCCTCAGCATTGTAGCTAGTTCCTTGCTCACAATATCAACTCGCAGGGAAACAATCCAACCAATGTTGTACTGTTTTATGCGTTTGCAAAATTCAGCCGCATATTCAAAATTCCGAGCAAAAAGTTCGTCGGTAATTGCCAAATTATTTATCGTATAATTGCTAATCAGATAATCAAGCTCGGTAAATACACTGTCAAGTGAGCGCTGACGATATTTTGAACCGCTTGGATGAAAGCAGAAGGTACAGTTATAAGGGCAAGATCTACCAAATGTCATGGTAAGTACATTACTGTCCATAAAAGAATAGATATCCGATGGTTTCTTTGAAAGAACTTCACCATACTCAAATCCCTCATAGTCCGGATATGGCAATGAGTCAAGATCCATAATTTCTTTTCTCGGTTTAGTAATAGACCACTCAGTGCCGTTATGAAATACGATTCCATCAACGAGAGTTAGGTCCGTATGATTCTCTAACACCCCTGCAAGCTCACACATGGTTATTTCTCCTTCTCCGATAACTCCATAATCGGCAGTCTCTAGTGCTTGCATCCCCGGAATAGGGTCGCTCGTAATAATCCCGCCGCCGACAATTGTGATAATGTCCGACTTGATAGATTTTGCGGTGTCTACTATTTCTTTAAGCATGTTATATTGCGAAGTCAGTCCACCAACTGTAATAACATCAATGTCATTATTGAGTATCGTCTGCTTTAAGATATCTAAGGGGGTCTCCTTATAATTAAGATTAAGCGTAGTAACATTGCGCCCGCTAGCTTTAAGGCTTGACGATACATAGGCTGTCCCTATAGGAAATATATAATACTGATCCTTTATTTGTGTAATTTGCGGCATTACAATTAAGTAATTTAAGTTCATGATATTCTCCTTAATTCTCCGTATCTTGCTTATTACCAAATTAATAACAAATTGCCAGCTTCAGTTAGCATGTAGCATAAAGGACGGTTTGAATTGTCGCTATGTAATGGCATCTCATATAGAGCTTATATTCTGGTACAATCTCGTGAATCATCAGGGGTATTCGCCATAAATCTGTTAAACGGTGATAAACGCAAATTGCTAAATCAGGCTTACTATTTTTTATGATATCTTTGCAACCCTTCAACGCATCAATTTCCGCACCCTCTATATCCATTTTTATCATTGTGGGGTTTACATTTATCAACAATTCGTCAAGCTTTACCACCAGAACGGTCTGCTTACCATCTTCACTCAAACTGCTTCTTGCATTTAGCTCGGCATCAAAGCTCGTATAAAAGGTTTTATCCCCTACGGCACATGGGTATAAAAATGCGACAGTATCCCCAGCTTCGTTCTTCACCGTGTCCAGTAGCCG harbors:
- a CDS encoding B12-binding domain-containing radical SAM protein, whose amino-acid sequence is MNLNYLIVMPQITQIKDQYYIFPIGTAYVSSSLKASGRNVTTLNLNYKETPLDILKQTILNNDIDVITVGGLTSQYNMLKEIVDTAKSIKSDIITIVGGGIITSDPIPGMQALETADYGVIGEGEITMCELAGVLENHTDLTLVDGIVFHNGTEWSITKPRKEIMDLDSLPYPDYEGFEYGEVLSKKPSDIYSFMDSNVLTMTFGRSCPYNCTFCFHPSGSKYRQRSLDSVFTELDYLISNYTINNLAITDELFARNFEYAAEFCKRIKQYNIGWIVSLRVDIVSKELATMLRDSGCLSVNLGLESADNRILKSMRKNITIEQIDNALSILYEVGLNAQGNFIFGDLEETLETASNTIRWWEAHPQYQIHLHWIVVYPGSYLYKVACEKGIIKDKVQYIKDGCPYINVSKMSDDEFKQLSQKLDTISPNRINFKSNVKIHYKSYGKVDIISSCPNCESENKWTNLDVFWPMTNIVCGDCKKVMNILVADYIDNTFDDNIKLLLKRGKVAVWPVTYTLVNVFAKAPSLQSTDAYIVDSSPFKQGNEIFGKKVYSPEVIRSMNIKSVIIPISTSVASEIYDIIKHTYPNVQNIYFAGELIKPIE
- a CDS encoding CD1375 family protein, which produces MAAVKNYMIPVYAALIKREKRDIESLPEEYIVPVAEYLAAEVEGA